In one window of Chryseobacterium sp. JV274 DNA:
- a CDS encoding M13 family metallopeptidase yields the protein MKKLNIGILALSGIVFLNSCGAAKTAGTENKTEAAAKVAEPVKEEAKEEGINLSYMDTSVRPQDDFFSYVNGNWVKTTQIPSDKANWGSFNALRENVDDASLDILNKILTESYPAGSEGQKIQNLYASFMDTNKRNAEGLAPIKADLAKVDAIKSLNDLQKYLLDATKLGDNSFYGWRVGADMKNSNMNAVYLGGPDLGLGRDYYQKVNEANTKTLAEYQAYVGKLFGVLGYKNSPQAAQNVVDFEKQLANYLLTLEQNRDANLRYNPKNVSELSGLVKNVDLAKYLKDAGVNTDRVIIGELKYYQNMDQFVTQKNLPLLKDYLKYHIINGNASNLNDSLEQIRFDFYAKYLQGQKEQRPMNKRGLTLVNGVLGEAFGKLYVDKYFTPEAKKQMETYIDYLLKSFKTHIANIDWMSPETKVKAQEKLSKFTVKIAYPDKWKDYTQLKVESPKEGATLYSNLQNVAAWQYQRSLDKVGKPVDKTEWGMSPQTVNAYYSGSNNEIVFPAAILQPPFYNPKADAAVNFGGIGAVIGHEISHGFDDSGSRFDGDGNLNNWWSDADRKNFDAKVGQLAAQYSAYEPVKGSFVNGKFTSGENIGDLGGVAVAYDALQMYLKDKGNPGKISGFTQDQRFFMSWATVWRTKATDQYMINQVKTDPHSPGMFRAFGPLVNQDSFIKAFDIKPGDKLYKAPQDRIKIW from the coding sequence ATGAAAAAGCTAAATATTGGAATACTTGCCCTTTCAGGTATTGTATTTCTTAATTCGTGTGGTGCAGCAAAGACTGCAGGGACAGAGAATAAAACAGAAGCTGCAGCAAAAGTGGCTGAACCGGTAAAAGAAGAAGCAAAAGAAGAGGGAATCAATTTATCGTATATGGATACCAGTGTCCGTCCACAGGATGACTTTTTTAGCTATGTAAACGGAAATTGGGTGAAAACTACTCAGATTCCTTCTGATAAAGCAAACTGGGGTTCTTTCAATGCTTTGAGAGAAAACGTAGATGATGCTTCATTAGATATATTAAACAAAATCCTTACAGAATCATATCCGGCCGGATCAGAAGGACAGAAAATCCAGAATTTGTATGCCTCTTTTATGGATACCAATAAGAGAAATGCAGAAGGACTCGCTCCTATCAAAGCTGATCTTGCCAAAGTAGATGCCATTAAAAGCCTTAATGATCTTCAGAAATACCTGTTGGATGCTACAAAATTGGGAGACAACTCTTTCTATGGATGGAGAGTAGGTGCTGATATGAAGAACTCCAATATGAATGCAGTATATCTTGGCGGTCCGGATTTAGGTTTGGGAAGAGATTATTATCAGAAAGTAAACGAGGCCAATACCAAAACACTGGCAGAATATCAGGCATACGTTGGAAAGCTATTCGGAGTTTTAGGATATAAAAATTCTCCACAGGCTGCACAGAATGTGGTAGATTTTGAAAAACAGCTTGCTAATTATCTATTGACTCTTGAGCAAAACAGAGATGCCAATTTAAGATACAACCCTAAAAATGTATCAGAATTGTCTGGTCTGGTTAAAAATGTTGACCTTGCAAAATATCTTAAGGATGCCGGAGTAAATACAGACAGAGTAATCATTGGTGAACTGAAGTACTACCAGAATATGGATCAGTTTGTAACGCAGAAAAACCTTCCTTTACTGAAAGACTATCTGAAATATCATATCATCAATGGAAATGCAAGCAACCTGAATGACAGCCTGGAGCAGATCAGATTTGACTTCTATGCTAAATATTTGCAGGGTCAGAAAGAACAGCGCCCAATGAACAAAAGAGGACTTACTCTTGTAAATGGTGTTCTTGGAGAAGCTTTCGGAAAATTATATGTTGACAAATATTTCACTCCTGAAGCTAAAAAGCAGATGGAAACGTATATTGATTACCTTTTAAAATCATTCAAAACACATATCGCCAATATAGACTGGATGTCTCCTGAAACCAAAGTGAAAGCTCAGGAAAAACTATCCAAGTTTACCGTGAAAATTGCTTACCCTGATAAATGGAAAGATTATACACAGTTAAAAGTAGAATCTCCAAAAGAGGGAGCAACATTATATTCTAACCTTCAGAATGTAGCAGCATGGCAGTATCAGAGAAGTTTAGATAAAGTAGGAAAACCTGTGGACAAAACAGAATGGGGAATGTCTCCACAAACGGTAAATGCATACTACAGTGGATCAAACAACGAAATTGTTTTCCCTGCAGCTATTCTTCAACCGCCTTTCTACAATCCTAAAGCTGATGCAGCAGTGAATTTCGGAGGTATTGGTGCCGTTATCGGTCACGAAATTTCTCACGGATTTGACGACAGCGGTTCCCGTTTCGATGGAGATGGTAACCTTAATAACTGGTGGAGTGATGCAGACCGTAAAAACTTTGATGCAAAAGTAGGTCAGCTGGCAGCTCAGTACAGCGCTTATGAGCCTGTAAAAGGAAGTTTCGTAAACGGTAAATTTACAAGCGGTGAAAACATCGGTGACTTAGGTGGAGTAGCGGTGGCTTATGACGCGCTGCAGATGTATTTAAAAGATAAAGGAAATCCAGGTAAGATCAGCGGGTTCACTCAGGATCAGAGATTCTTTATGAGCTGGGCAACCGTCTGGAGAACAAAAGCTACCGATCAGTATATGATCAATCAGGTGAAAACAGACCCGCACTCTCCGGGAATGTTCAGAGCTTTCGGGCCACTGGTAAACCAGGATTCATTCATCAAAGCATTTGATATCAAACCGGGAGACAAATTATATAAAGCTCCTCAGGACAGAATAAAAATCTGGTAA
- a CDS encoding type VI secretion system contractile sheath small subunit, whose product MAMFNYGVGGNEVKVDANEAIQEIQENKSLIVSQLTTEESYTPEIVTGLKTVEDVFKHFQPSISVQHETEDGGVVEEEFRFQNLGDFTPKSLTQKSDYLQQLSMEQEQYNKIVRQLKTNKILRNMLENDQTRAAFIEVLKEVAQELEK is encoded by the coding sequence ATGGCAATGTTTAATTATGGTGTTGGCGGAAACGAAGTAAAAGTAGACGCTAATGAAGCTATTCAGGAAATACAGGAAAATAAATCACTGATAGTAAGCCAACTTACAACAGAAGAGTCTTATACACCTGAAATCGTAACAGGATTAAAAACAGTGGAAGACGTTTTCAAACATTTTCAGCCTTCAATATCGGTACAACACGAAACAGAAGACGGAGGAGTGGTAGAAGAAGAATTCCGTTTTCAAAACCTTGGAGACTTTACCCCTAAAAGCCTTACTCAGAAGTCAGATTATCTGCAGCAGCTGAGCATGGAGCAGGAGCAGTACAATAAAATCGTACGTCAGCTGAAAACAAACAAAATTCTACGCAATATGCTGGAGAACGATCAGACAAGAGCAGCGTTCATAGAAGTATTGAAAGAAGTGGCACAAGAACTTGAAAAATAA
- a CDS encoding DUF5458 family protein, which translates to MDSKLQAQESQQQGQQQHSGQPKGNPLAELNKMGGFGFVESVVDGIANMNPTRKARKEIFLNDSNKADERKELLQKINLWVNLLEGSESADKMADTCKTKAQQADQNLKTNLKNTLDTVRLLETNYRTVAQFYKNTELDKVDNVSIVNASIEQVSDLDNPLFIDAISEEFKNYYDRLDLRDNYSILAIPGYLGSNKVIEKWAKICNENKVMMVTDFANLDKPDDVVDLFHSANLTGGELHRSNVIMTCNWLVGRGKAEEVGEEENVELPPSTSLAGKIHKTLMSQVAAGKKHGNINEVDAVKFELKKSEISQLEKMGLVPMVNEYGKIMAFSAKTLFTGDNIGLQTYSVVRVFDYVTKVLLDFLNRRAFENWNAKNEDDLRRQIVTFLDNIKGPDKLIEKFKIVRFEQDRVNKDRVWLDIRMTPYFPTKSFVIKLDGHKGDDGNEWDAEYTQE; encoded by the coding sequence ATGGATAGCAAATTACAGGCACAAGAAAGCCAGCAGCAGGGTCAGCAGCAGCACTCGGGACAACCGAAAGGCAACCCGCTTGCAGAGCTCAATAAAATGGGAGGATTTGGCTTTGTTGAATCCGTTGTAGACGGTATTGCCAATATGAACCCAACAAGAAAGGCAAGAAAAGAAATCTTCCTGAATGACAGCAATAAAGCAGATGAAAGAAAAGAACTTCTTCAGAAGATCAATCTTTGGGTAAACCTTTTAGAAGGTAGCGAATCTGCAGATAAAATGGCTGATACGTGCAAAACTAAAGCACAACAGGCCGACCAAAACTTAAAGACAAACTTAAAAAATACACTGGATACTGTTCGTCTGTTGGAAACCAATTACAGAACAGTAGCTCAATTCTACAAAAACACAGAATTGGATAAAGTGGACAACGTAAGTATTGTAAACGCAAGCATCGAACAGGTTTCAGATTTGGATAATCCTTTGTTCATTGATGCAATCTCAGAAGAATTTAAAAATTACTATGACCGTCTTGACCTTAGAGATAACTACTCAATCCTTGCAATACCAGGATATTTAGGATCCAACAAGGTAATCGAGAAATGGGCAAAAATCTGTAACGAAAACAAAGTAATGATGGTTACAGACTTTGCTAACCTTGATAAGCCGGATGACGTGGTAGACTTATTCCACTCAGCCAATCTTACAGGAGGAGAACTTCACAGAAGTAACGTTATTATGACGTGTAACTGGCTGGTAGGACGTGGTAAAGCTGAAGAAGTAGGGGAAGAAGAAAATGTAGAACTTCCACCTTCCACTTCATTAGCAGGAAAAATCCATAAAACCCTGATGTCTCAGGTTGCAGCAGGTAAAAAACATGGTAATATCAACGAAGTAGACGCTGTAAAATTTGAATTGAAGAAAAGTGAAATTTCTCAGTTGGAAAAAATGGGTCTTGTACCAATGGTAAACGAATACGGAAAAATTATGGCCTTCTCTGCGAAGACATTATTTACAGGAGACAATATCGGTCTTCAGACGTATTCCGTAGTTCGTGTATTCGACTACGTAACCAAAGTACTTCTGGACTTCCTGAACAGAAGAGCTTTTGAAAACTGGAATGCTAAAAACGAGGACGATTTGAGAAGACAGATCGTAACCTTCCTTGATAACATTAAAGGGCCGGACAAATTGATCGAAAAATTCAAAATTGTTCGTTTCGAGCAGGATAGAGTAAACAAAGACAGAGTGTGGCTGGATATCCGTATGACCCCTTATTTCCCTACGAAGAGTTTCGTTATTAAACTTGACGGACACAAAGGAGATGATGGCAACGAATGGGATGCAGAATATACTCAGGAGTAA
- a CDS encoding SH3 domain-containing protein, with protein MKNISLALIYSLLLSCTGQLHLQNIKEIISLKDAPYNITDEGDGTKSNCGDLSPEFINKAKKVLEQRKFQFPDENTFSQKILDIFSFNLKDYKNSIIALRPAMFPEVVIKENKFIFIQDADAEEPEFINPDLLYHFNSYVFYNTPVSYVWLQTNNSNLLYDLVVYYGYNKDKKLVESVFKKFDFNSLSDMEQLIFIDSGGYKKLKKQIFDDIETIIYKGKVEDFSYAKEGNSYLRIGDIISKISSSPKEYFEPEKTISYLFERELRVGIQGDIESYLNKNPKYKSNLEKNNFYDLATLKSYVKYIYQKENNTNFIIQDSDGYTNLRKDKNSSSQILQKINTGEKIEVLDQNGDWWLVVSKEGKKGYVHKSRIKAE; from the coding sequence ATGAAAAACATTTCTTTAGCTCTTATATATTCACTGCTACTATCTTGCACCGGACAACTTCACTTGCAGAATATCAAAGAAATAATTTCATTAAAAGACGCACCTTATAATATTACAGATGAAGGAGACGGCACAAAATCAAACTGTGGTGACCTGTCTCCTGAATTTATCAATAAAGCGAAAAAAGTATTAGAGCAAAGAAAATTTCAATTTCCTGACGAAAATACATTTAGTCAAAAAATTTTGGATATATTTTCTTTCAATTTAAAAGATTATAAAAATTCCATAATTGCTTTACGTCCAGCAATGTTTCCAGAGGTAGTTATTAAAGAAAATAAATTTATTTTCATTCAGGATGCCGATGCTGAAGAACCAGAGTTTATAAATCCTGACTTATTATATCATTTTAATTCTTACGTATTTTATAATACTCCCGTATCTTATGTTTGGCTGCAAACAAACAATTCAAATCTTTTATACGATTTAGTTGTTTACTATGGATACAATAAGGATAAAAAGCTTGTAGAATCAGTATTTAAAAAATTCGATTTTAATAGCCTTTCCGATATGGAACAGTTAATTTTTATAGATTCTGGTGGCTATAAAAAATTGAAAAAACAAATATTTGACGACATAGAAACCATTATTTACAAAGGTAAAGTTGAAGACTTTTCTTATGCTAAAGAGGGTAATAGTTATTTAAGAATAGGTGATATTATAAGTAAAATATCATCATCTCCAAAAGAATATTTTGAACCTGAAAAAACAATATCTTATTTATTTGAGAGAGAATTAAGAGTTGGAATACAAGGTGATATTGAAAGCTATTTAAATAAAAATCCAAAATATAAATCAAATCTGGAAAAAAACAATTTTTATGATTTAGCTACTTTAAAAAGTTATGTAAAATATATCTACCAAAAAGAAAACAATACCAATTTTATCATTCAAGATTCTGACGGCTATACTAATTTAAGAAAGGATAAAAATTCGTCTTCTCAAATTCTCCAAAAGATAAATACAGGTGAAAAAATTGAAGTTTTAGATCAAAATGGTGATTGGTGGTTAGTAGTTTCTAAAGAAGGTAAAAAGGGATATGTTCACAAAAGCAGAATAAAAGCAGAATAA
- the mutY gene encoding A/G-specific adenine glycosylase, which yields MEKNKTASEFLYVGNKILEWYRNNARDLPFRQTKDPYKIWICEIVFQQTRINQGLNHYNNFIKRFPDVKTLAQAEENEVLLYWKGLGYYSRAINIHKAAQQIMDDYQGVFPHQYEEILKLKGVGKYTAAAVSSICFCGKMPAVDGNFYRVLSRLFADDFDISNSRAFTYFSELAALVMPENVGDFNQAMMDIGSEICKPKNPLCGECPINEDCLAFSMQKTSDYPVKTKKIKAEDLALTYYFVHRNSQFLIRQRTDDFIWKKLFEFPAAISSDMESFITGSKTVAHKLTHKNLSIEILNVEVTSQKIWNDFIAENQYLITDVEGSHGKSFPKPLENYIQNSLKD from the coding sequence TTGGAAAAAAATAAAACAGCCTCAGAATTTCTATACGTTGGCAACAAAATCCTGGAATGGTATAGAAATAATGCAAGAGATTTACCTTTCAGACAGACAAAGGATCCGTATAAAATCTGGATCTGTGAAATCGTATTTCAGCAGACAAGGATCAATCAGGGATTGAATCATTATAATAATTTCATTAAAAGATTTCCCGATGTAAAAACGTTGGCGCAAGCTGAGGAAAATGAAGTTTTATTATATTGGAAAGGATTGGGCTATTATTCAAGGGCCATCAATATTCATAAAGCTGCCCAACAGATCATGGATGATTACCAGGGTGTCTTTCCTCATCAATATGAAGAAATTCTAAAATTAAAAGGAGTAGGGAAATATACCGCTGCAGCTGTGTCAAGTATCTGTTTCTGTGGAAAAATGCCTGCTGTTGACGGGAATTTCTACCGTGTTCTGAGCCGCCTTTTTGCTGATGATTTTGATATTTCGAATTCCAGAGCTTTTACCTATTTCTCTGAGCTGGCTGCTTTGGTGATGCCGGAAAATGTTGGGGACTTTAATCAGGCGATGATGGATATAGGTTCAGAGATCTGTAAACCCAAAAATCCACTTTGTGGAGAATGTCCCATCAATGAAGACTGTCTGGCATTTTCTATGCAAAAGACTTCAGATTATCCTGTAAAAACAAAAAAAATAAAAGCCGAAGATCTTGCTTTGACTTATTATTTTGTCCACAGAAACAGCCAATTTTTGATCCGTCAGAGAACAGACGATTTCATATGGAAAAAGTTATTTGAGTTTCCTGCAGCTATTTCATCGGATATGGAATCATTTATTACAGGTTCAAAAACGGTTGCTCATAAACTTACTCATAAGAATTTAAGTATTGAAATATTGAATGTTGAGGTCACTTCACAAAAGATATGGAATGATTTTATAGCTGAAAATCAATACCTGATTACAGATGTTGAAGGCTCTCACGGAAAATCATTTCCCAAGCCTTTGGAAAATTACATTCAAAACTCTCTGAAAGACTGA
- the gldD gene encoding gliding motility lipoprotein GldD, with translation MIKKVIFIFVSLLLISCGKDPSPKPYGELRLEYPTPKYQKFENDCAYTFEYSDFATIAPAKKPCWFYVNYPKMKAKLFVTYYPIQNDFADHIKEAEKMVYEHTIKASSIDTKSFEYPEKKVYGNFYELKGQSASNLQFYITDSTKHFVTAYLYFNTRPKPDSLAPAVNYIKNDMKHMLDSFEWKK, from the coding sequence ATGATTAAAAAAGTCATTTTTATTTTTGTATCACTGCTTTTAATTTCATGTGGAAAAGACCCTTCACCCAAACCTTATGGAGAACTGCGTCTTGAATATCCAACACCGAAATACCAAAAGTTTGAAAACGATTGTGCCTATACCTTTGAGTACTCGGACTTTGCTACTATTGCTCCTGCTAAAAAACCTTGCTGGTTCTATGTGAACTATCCTAAAATGAAGGCAAAGCTTTTCGTTACCTATTACCCGATACAAAATGACTTTGCAGACCATATCAAAGAAGCTGAAAAAATGGTATATGAGCATACCATCAAAGCCAGTTCTATAGATACGAAATCCTTTGAATACCCTGAAAAAAAAGTATACGGGAACTTCTATGAGCTGAAAGGGCAGAGTGCTTCCAACCTTCAGTTTTACATTACAGACAGTACGAAACACTTCGTTACTGCTTACTTATACTTTAATACGAGACCGAAACCGGATTCTCTTGCACCTGCAGTGAACTATATCAAAAACGATATGAAACACATGCTGGACTCTTTTGAATGGAAAAAATAA
- a CDS encoding PfkB family carbohydrate kinase: MKLLVVGSVAFDAIETPFGKTDKILGGAATYIGITSSILGVKSGIVSVVGGDFPQEHLDMFTDRDINIEGIEIVKEGKTFFWSGKYHNDLNTRDTLATEVNVLENFDPKIPDSMQDAEILLLGNLHPGVQLSVLEKMNNRPKLVILDTMNFWMDSAWDILMDMIAKTDVITINDEEARQLSGEYSLVKAAKKIHTMGPEYVIIKKGEHGALLFHDNKVFAIPALPLEDVFDPTGAGDTFAGGFAAYLAKKEKIDFETMKSALIVGSAMASFTVEKFGTERIEEVSEADMFSRLRQFKELTTFDVELQ, encoded by the coding sequence ATGAAACTTTTAGTTGTAGGAAGTGTTGCATTTGATGCAATTGAAACACCATTTGGTAAAACGGATAAAATTTTAGGAGGTGCAGCCACTTATATCGGAATCACTTCATCAATTTTAGGCGTTAAATCCGGAATTGTTTCTGTAGTAGGAGGAGACTTTCCACAAGAACATCTTGATATGTTCACAGACAGAGATATAAATATCGAAGGAATTGAAATCGTAAAAGAAGGAAAAACATTCTTCTGGTCTGGAAAATACCACAATGATCTGAACACAAGAGATACTTTGGCTACAGAAGTAAATGTGCTGGAGAATTTTGATCCGAAAATCCCGGATTCAATGCAGGATGCCGAAATTTTGTTACTTGGAAACCTACACCCTGGAGTTCAGTTATCAGTACTTGAAAAAATGAACAACCGTCCGAAATTGGTTATCCTTGATACCATGAACTTCTGGATGGATTCTGCATGGGATATCTTAATGGATATGATTGCGAAAACAGACGTAATTACTATTAATGATGAAGAAGCAAGACAGCTTTCTGGAGAATATTCTTTAGTAAAAGCAGCTAAAAAGATTCATACAATGGGACCTGAGTATGTGATCATCAAAAAAGGAGAGCACGGAGCTTTACTTTTCCATGACAATAAAGTATTTGCTATCCCGGCACTTCCGTTAGAAGATGTTTTCGATCCAACAGGAGCTGGAGATACTTTCGCAGGAGGTTTTGCAGCTTATCTTGCTAAAAAAGAGAAAATAGATTTCGAAACAATGAAATCGGCTCTTATCGTAGGATCTGCTATGGCTTCATTCACTGTAGAGAAGTTCGGAACAGAAAGAATAGAGGAAGTAAGCGAGGCAGATATGTTCAGCAGATTGAGACAATTCAAAGAATTAACGACTTTTGATGTTGAACTGCAGTAA
- a CDS encoding peptidylprolyl isomerase: MTNKLKITFLLGIFIMIFSSNMMNAQLKQGDLVDGIAAVIGDEIVLESDVLEQMNYGKQQGAANTDKCEFLENLISNKLLVYEAKKDTLIENRSAAIKEQANAKYRQLLSQFPDEKTLLTAYKFRNAYEMKNAIEKIDTDQYYGQAKYQRVTEKADVTPNEVTDFYNMYKTQLPQIKDEVTLAQIMIYPTLTEAHKQDLINRLKKIKQDILGGETFESQARIYSEDEGSAANGGLYKNINKGQMVKPFEAAALNLQENDISDPIESEFGFHIIQLLKRSGKVYDARHILLKGVPTDDELKTAKAKLDSIRGLIVSGKMTFKDAAFKFSDDKRTKFNAGIIPGADGSDKIERESIPGTISYELAGLNKGDITTAFEDEENKRKEIKIIKVEDVIPSHQITLETDFSRIKQMALNKKKSEMVEKFVNSKLPTTFISIDGRYDSCSFKSNWKKQSMTK; encoded by the coding sequence ATGACAAATAAACTAAAAATCACTTTTCTTCTTGGGATTTTCATCATGATATTCTCTTCAAATATGATGAATGCCCAGCTAAAACAAGGAGATTTGGTGGATGGTATTGCAGCTGTTATCGGAGATGAGATTGTTTTGGAATCTGATGTTCTTGAGCAAATGAATTATGGGAAACAGCAGGGAGCTGCCAACACAGACAAATGTGAGTTCCTGGAAAACCTTATCAGCAACAAGCTTCTTGTATATGAAGCAAAAAAAGATACCTTAATTGAAAACCGTTCTGCAGCAATCAAAGAACAGGCTAATGCAAAATACCGTCAGTTGCTTTCTCAATTTCCGGATGAAAAAACTTTGCTTACCGCTTATAAGTTCAGAAATGCTTATGAAATGAAAAATGCTATCGAAAAGATAGATACTGACCAGTATTACGGACAGGCAAAATACCAGAGAGTTACTGAGAAGGCTGACGTAACTCCAAATGAGGTAACTGACTTTTATAATATGTATAAAACACAGCTGCCACAGATAAAAGATGAAGTTACTTTAGCTCAGATTATGATCTATCCTACATTAACGGAAGCACACAAACAAGACCTTATCAACAGATTGAAAAAAATCAAGCAGGATATTCTTGGAGGAGAAACTTTTGAGAGCCAGGCCAGAATTTATTCTGAAGATGAAGGATCAGCTGCTAACGGAGGATTATATAAAAATATCAATAAAGGGCAGATGGTGAAGCCATTCGAGGCTGCTGCACTGAACCTTCAGGAAAATGATATCTCAGATCCTATTGAATCAGAATTCGGATTCCACATTATCCAGTTGCTGAAAAGATCAGGTAAAGTGTATGATGCAAGACATATCTTGCTAAAAGGAGTACCTACTGATGATGAACTTAAAACTGCAAAAGCAAAACTAGACAGTATCAGAGGTCTTATCGTGAGTGGTAAAATGACATTTAAAGATGCTGCTTTTAAATTCTCAGATGATAAAAGAACAAAATTCAACGCAGGGATAATTCCTGGAGCAGATGGTTCTGATAAAATTGAGAGAGAAAGTATTCCGGGAACAATCAGCTACGAATTAGCAGGATTGAACAAAGGAGATATCACTACAGCTTTTGAAGATGAAGAAAACAAGAGAAAGGAAATCAAAATCATCAAAGTGGAAGATGTGATTCCTTCTCACCAGATTACACTGGAAACAGATTTCAGCAGAATCAAGCAGATGGCGCTGAATAAAAAGAAAAGTGAAATGGTTGAAAAGTTTGTCAACTCTAAGTTACCGACAACTTTTATCTCTATTGACGGACGTTACGACAGTTGTAGCTTTAAGTCAAACTGGAAGAAACAATCCATGACAAAATAA
- a CDS encoding NAD(P)H-dependent flavin oxidoreductase has translation MSNFIDFNAAKKLHDMEASQNRISHLFNIKYPIIQAGMIWHSGWRLASAVSNCGGLGLIGAGSMYPDILRENIQKCKQATDKPFGVNVPMLYPNIEEIIQIILEEGVKIVFTSAGNPKTYTETLQKEGIKVAHVVSSTKFAVKCEDAGVDAIVAEGFEAGGHNGRDETTTFCLIPNVKKHISKPLIAAGGIALGSQIKAAMILGADGVQIGSRFAATTEASAHENWKKKITELQEGDTHLTLKELAPVRMVKNKFFSELEGIYQIGRDKDALIASLGRARAKRGMFEGDMEDGELEIGQVSALIDEVLPVETVFSHLLKEFEETKMPVF, from the coding sequence ATGAGCAATTTTATAGATTTTAACGCTGCAAAAAAACTTCATGATATGGAGGCTTCCCAAAATAGAATTTCACACCTTTTTAATATTAAATATCCCATTATCCAGGCAGGTATGATCTGGCATTCCGGATGGAGACTCGCTTCTGCGGTTTCCAATTGTGGAGGATTGGGCTTAATTGGAGCAGGAAGTATGTATCCTGACATCCTGAGAGAAAATATCCAGAAATGCAAACAGGCTACAGATAAACCTTTCGGGGTAAATGTACCAATGTTATATCCTAATATTGAAGAGATCATTCAGATCATTCTTGAAGAAGGAGTCAAAATTGTATTCACATCAGCAGGTAACCCGAAGACTTATACAGAAACCCTGCAGAAAGAAGGAATAAAAGTAGCTCACGTAGTTTCCTCCACCAAATTTGCTGTAAAGTGTGAAGATGCAGGAGTAGATGCTATCGTTGCAGAAGGTTTCGAAGCAGGAGGCCACAATGGAAGAGATGAAACAACAACGTTCTGCCTTATTCCAAACGTTAAAAAACATATTTCTAAGCCGTTAATTGCTGCAGGAGGAATTGCTTTAGGGTCACAGATCAAAGCGGCAATGATTCTGGGGGCAGATGGTGTACAGATCGGATCCCGTTTTGCCGCTACTACAGAAGCCAGTGCTCATGAAAACTGGAAAAAGAAAATCACAGAACTGCAGGAAGGAGATACCCATCTTACTTTGAAGGAACTGGCACCTGTAAGAATGGTTAAAAATAAATTTTTCAGTGAACTGGAAGGCATCTATCAGATCGGAAGAGATAAAGATGCATTAATTGCTTCATTAGGAAGAGCCAGAGCAAAACGCGGAATGTTTGAAGGAGATATGGAAGATGGAGAGTTGGAAATAGGTCAGGTTTCTGCCCTGATTGATGAAGTTCTCCCGGTGGAAACTGTTTTCAGTCACTTATTAAAAGAATTTGAAGAAACGAAAATGCCTGTATTTTAA
- a CDS encoding alpha/beta fold hydrolase → MEGRIIDVKGKKLYIEHYNPFEGRPTIVFLHDSLGSVQLWRDFPAKLSEAAQCNTLAYDRLGYGKSHPMPTHERPVNYMELEADLLNDLLVEMNIDNAILFGHSDGGTIALITAAKYPERVNAVVCEAGHIFVEDVTLKGVYDAWEAYKTINLAERLQKYHGDKVEMLFRAWTETWTRDDYRTWNIEHLLKHIICPLLFIQGEADEYGTLDQVEKTVTQVSGIAEKYIIPATGHTPHKEVPELVLERATEFISKYS, encoded by the coding sequence ATGGAAGGAAGAATAATTGATGTAAAGGGTAAAAAATTATATATAGAACACTATAATCCGTTTGAAGGCAGACCTACCATTGTTTTTCTGCATGATTCACTCGGTTCAGTACAGCTTTGGAGAGACTTTCCAGCTAAATTATCTGAAGCTGCACAGTGCAATACTCTTGCTTACGACCGTTTAGGGTATGGAAAATCACATCCGATGCCTACTCATGAAAGACCGGTAAATTATATGGAGCTGGAAGCAGATCTCTTGAATGATTTATTGGTTGAAATGAATATTGATAACGCTATTCTTTTCGGGCACAGTGATGGAGGAACCATTGCTTTGATCACCGCTGCAAAATATCCGGAAAGAGTAAATGCCGTTGTTTGTGAAGCAGGACATATATTTGTGGAAGATGTAACGTTGAAAGGAGTTTATGATGCCTGGGAAGCCTACAAAACAATCAATCTTGCAGAACGTTTGCAGAAATATCACGGTGATAAAGTCGAAATGCTTTTCAGAGCATGGACAGAAACATGGACACGGGACGATTACAGAACCTGGAATATTGAACATCTCTTGAAGCATATCATTTGTCCATTGTTATTTATCCAGGGAGAAGCTGATGAATATGGCACATTGGATCAGGTAGAGAAAACTGTTACCCAGGTAAGTGGAATTGCTGAGAAATATATTATCCCAGCTACAGGGCATACACCACACAAAGAAGTTCCTGAACTAGTATTGGAAAGAGCAACAGAATTTATAAGTAAGTATTCTTAA